In Thermodesulfobacteriota bacterium, the genomic window CATGACCCTGAGCGTCCTCTCGGGTATTTCCTGGAGGAACTGAGCCCAGTTTTTCACTTTTCCCGGGAAGATAAAGTACGGTATTCCCTCAATTATAAGGACTACGCCTATGACGCTCCAGAAGAACGTCATCCTACTACTCCGCCCCGGGA contains:
- a CDS encoding DUF2065 domain-containing protein → MTFFWSVIGVVLIIEGIPYFIFPGKVKNWAQFLQEIPERTLRVMGFASMGVGLVLLYVVRYLK